A window of Bacillota bacterium genomic DNA:
CGGTAGTGAAAAAGCTTATTACAAAATCGTCAATGGACAGAGTAAAAGCAAGTAAAAATCCTGTAATAATGCCCGGTATTATTTCAGGTATAACAACCTTTTTTAAAGCATAAAAAGGAGTTGCTCCAAGGTCCAATGCAGCCTCATATATATGCTTGTTAAGCTGCTTTAGTTTTGGCAGGACTGAAAGTATTACATAAGGTATATTAAATGTAATGTGGGCAAGGAGCATGGTGAAAAACCCCAATCCAATTTGTGTGAACGCTTTCATAAAAACAAATAACAACATAAGGGATACACCTGTCACTATATCCGGATTCAAGACAGGCAGATATGTAAGGTTCATTATAATTGCTTTCTTGATTTTTTTCATATTGTATATACCCAGAGCAGCTGCCGTGCCGATAACTGTAGCAATAATTGATGATAAAATGGCTATTGCCAGAGTGTTATACAGTGCTGATGCTATTTCTCTGTCCTTTAAAAGCTGACCATACCACTTTAACGTAAATCCCCCCCAGTTCCCCCTTGATTTTGACTCGTTAAAAGAATATAT
This region includes:
- a CDS encoding ABC transporter permease, whose product is MVGRIAKKIYLYLIFLFLYAPIAVLVIYSFNESKSRGNWGGFTLKWYGQLLKDREIASALYNTLAIAILSSIIATVIGTAAALGIYNMKKIKKAIIMNLTYLPVLNPDIVTGVSLMLLFVFMKAFTQIGLGFFTMLLAHITFNIPYVILSVLPKLKQLNKHIYEAALDLGATPFYALKKVVIPEIIPGIITGFLLAFTLSIDDFVISFFTTGSGVSNLSIYVYSMARRGINPKINALSTIMFLTVLILLLIINRRMSKDNSNVKESVR